A window of Nitratireductor kimnyeongensis genomic DNA:
GGGAATCGGTCACTGAAGCCGGATCAGGCAGGAAGCTGCCGATGATGGAGGCACGCTCGATAGCCATCGGCACATCGTCAGCGATGCGCAGCCGCTCCAGTCTTGCGACCGTATCCCCCATTGAGAGGCCCAGCACCATCATTTCGTCGGGTGATGGTGCAGCAACCATGCGCTCCAGCCATTCGGAACGCGAGGATAGCCCGCGCCGCGCCATATCCTCTGTGAACGAGGTGAGAAGCGATAGCGATTGCTCAACCCGTGAAACGGTAGGGGCAACGAATGTGCCGGAACCATGCCGGCGGATGAGGCGTCCCTGCCTGACCAGATCATCGACCGCACGCCGCACGGTGACCCGGCTCAAATCCGTGAGTTCGGCAATGTCGCGCTCCGTGGGCAGCGCCTCACCTTCTTTCAAAATTCCACTGCTAATGGCGTCTTCCAGAAGCCTTTGCAGACGCATGTACAAGGGGCCCGCCCCCATGGAAGCGACCTTGTGCGCACTGAAAAGGCCAGGCGCGGCCATCACCCGTTCTCCCCAACCGCTTGCGGCGGGAATGCGCGCAGCGCCAGTTGAACGGCACCCGACAGCGCATCGCCACGCGGTTCCTGCAGGATGGCGCTATGGCGCGGAGAAAGGCGTTTACGATATTCCCCCGCCAACCCACCCAAGAGGCACAAACGCTCACACCCTTCAAAGACGATTGCGTCCAGCGCCATGGTGATGTCGCGCACTGCGTCAAGAAGGATATCGCGTGCTAGCACGTCACCCTTCTCGTCATGCTCGAACATCAGCGGCGCAAAGGCTCCGTAATCGGCAGGTCGCGCCGTCTGCTGCGCAAACTCGACCATCGCTTCCGGATTCCCTTCAAACCGCTTCATGACAGCGCGGCTGAGCGGGGTGTGCTCTCGCACCCCATCATGCGCAAGAAGCGCCTGCTGCAACAGGGCCCTGCCAATGACCGCCCCACTCGCCTGATCGCCGATCGCAAAACCCCAGCCACCGATGCTCCGCGACACGCCCCCGGCACGTGATAGATAAACGGAACCGGTGCCCAGGATCGCAATCACGCCGTCCTCGTCGCCCAGAGCGCCCTGCAGCGCAATGACGCCATCGTGAACGAACTTCGTATCCGCGAAGGGAAGAGCCTTGGCCAATTCGCGCTGGCGCTCACCGACATTGATGCCGGCCAGGCCCAGAAAGGCCGGGATCGACTTAAGCGGCAGACCTTCAAGGCCCGCATCGCAGACAGCTTCACGCGCGGCAGCGGCGATGTTCTCGCCGATCGTATCAGACGTGGTGAAGATATTGGCGGACCCGCGTTTGCCGCGTCCCAAAACCCGCCCCTCGGCGTCAGCCAGGGCCGCGCGGCAACTGGTTCCCCCACCATCGATCGCTATGACATGTCCACTCATATCCTCTCCTCGCGGACATAATACCAAAAAGATACCTCTAGGAAACAACAAAAATCCCGCGCCCTCGAAATCTTGATAAACCATTATAAATATGGAAAAAAACAGTTCTTTACTCAAATCAGCCGCTCAATCTTCCGATTTCACTCTGGACAAATGGTATCTTTTTGGCCTTTAATTTCTTCATTGGAGGATACAGAGGGGTCCGGGAGCAGCGCGTATAAGGGGCACAGAAGAAAAATCCCGTACACGCACAGACTTTCCGGAAGCGCTGACAAGGCTTTGTGGGGTCCGCGACCCCGCCGGGGTTACCTCCATCAGACGAGTTCAGCAGCGCCATGAGCGCGCTCCATGTTTGCACACCGAGCCATGGAGATGCCTCTTGAGCAAAACAGGGAGACTACAATGATGAAATCCACCAAACTGGCATTGCTTGCCGCAACCATGCTGGGTACGACCGGCACGGCCATGGCACAGGATGCCGAACTCACCATCGAAAGCTGGCGCAACGACGACCTGACAATCTGGCAGGAAAAACTGATCCCGGCCTTTGAGGCCAAGCATCCCGGCATCAAGGTGACCTTTGCTCCGAGCGCGCCGACCGAATACAATGCCGTTCTCAATTCCAAGCTTGACGCCGGAACGGCGGGCGACCTCGTCACATGCCGCCCGTTCGATGCCTCGCTCAGCCTTTATGAAAAAGGCCACCTGACAGATCTCAAGGACCTTGAGAACATGTCGAACTTCTCCGACGTGGCCAAGGCCGCATGGAGCACGGACGATGGCTCGGCCACCTTCTGCGTGCCAATGGCTTCCGTGATCCACGGCTTCATCTACAATGCCGACGCCTTTGAAGAGCTTGGCATCGAAGCGCCGAAAACCAACGAGGAATTCTACGCGGTTCTCGAGAAGATCAAGGAAGACGGCACCTATATTCCGATGGCCATGGGCGCCAAGGATCAATGGGAGGCCGCGACGATGGGCTACACCAATATTGGTCCGAACTACTGGAAGGGCGAGGAAGGCCGTCTCGCGCTGATCGCAGGTGAGCAGAAGCTCACCGATGAACAGTGGGTCACACCGCTCGCCGAGATCGCCAAATGGGCGCCATATCTCGGTGACGGCTATGAGGCGCAGGCCTATCCCGACAGCCAGAACCTCTTCACGCTTGGACGTGCGGCCATCTTTCCGGCCGGTTCCTGGGAAATCGCCATCTTCAACGAGCAGGCCGATTTCAAACTGGGCGCATTCCCGCCACCGGTGCAGAATGCAGGCGACGAGTGCTACATTTCCGACCACACGGATATCGGCATCGGCATGAATGCCAAGACCGCAAATACTGAAGCCGCGCGCACCTTCCTCAACTGGGTCGGCTCGGCTGAGTTCGCGTCGCTCTATGCCAACTCTCTGCCGGGCTTCTTCTCGCTCTCCAACGAAACCGTGGAGATGGAAGACCCGCTTGCCAAGGAATTCGTCTCCTGGCGTGAAAACTGCAAATCGACCATCCGCCCCGCACACCAGATCCTCTCGCGCGGCACGCCGAACCTTTGGAACGAGATGTGGAACGTCTCAGCCAATGTCCTGCGTGGCGCACAATCGCCAGAAGATGGTGCGAAGCAGCTGCAGGACGGCCTGGCCGGCTGGTACGAGCCTCAGCAGTAAATCCTGATCCCTGAACAGGAAGCCGGGTCCGCCACACGTGCGGGCCCGGCGCCTTAGAGAGACGTTCCATGGCCCAAGCGACCAAGAAGTCCCGACGCTGGCACATTGCCGTGTTTCTGGCCCCAGCCGTTTTGATCTACACGGCGATCATGATCATCCCGCTGTTCAGTACGCTTCAACTGGCCATGTACAGCGATGTGGAGAACAGTCAGGTCTTTGTCGGCCTTCAGAATTTCCGGGCGTTGTTCGGGGATCCGCAATGGTCGGACCAGTTCTGGAATGCGCTCAAGAACAACACCTGGTTTTTCATCGTTCATATGATCGTGCAGAACCCGATCGGCATTCTTCTGGCGGCCCTTTTGTCGAGTCCCCGGTTGAGAATGCGGTCTTTCTATCGCACGGCCATCTTCATTCCCACGATCCTTTCCTTCGTGATTGCGGGGTTTGCCTGGAAGCTCATCCTGAGCCCACTTTGG
This region includes:
- a CDS encoding GntR family transcriptional regulator, whose amino-acid sequence is MAAPGLFSAHKVASMGAGPLYMRLQRLLEDAISSGILKEGEALPTERDIAELTDLSRVTVRRAVDDLVRQGRLIRRHGSGTFVAPTVSRVEQSLSLLTSFTEDMARRGLSSRSEWLERMVAAPSPDEMMVLGLSMGDTVARLERLRIADDVPMAIERASIIGSFLPDPASVTDSLYDALGKRSARPCRATQRISARNVDEREASLLQVIPGEAALYIERVSYLPNGRVIEFTRSVYRGDAYDFVAELKIPER
- a CDS encoding N-acetylglucosamine kinase, yielding MSGHVIAIDGGGTSCRAALADAEGRVLGRGKRGSANIFTTSDTIGENIAAAAREAVCDAGLEGLPLKSIPAFLGLAGINVGERQRELAKALPFADTKFVHDGVIALQGALGDEDGVIAILGTGSVYLSRAGGVSRSIGGWGFAIGDQASGAVIGRALLQQALLAHDGVREHTPLSRAVMKRFEGNPEAMVEFAQQTARPADYGAFAPLMFEHDEKGDVLARDILLDAVRDITMALDAIVFEGCERLCLLGGLAGEYRKRLSPRHSAILQEPRGDALSGAVQLALRAFPPQAVGENG
- a CDS encoding ABC transporter substrate-binding protein, coding for MMKSTKLALLAATMLGTTGTAMAQDAELTIESWRNDDLTIWQEKLIPAFEAKHPGIKVTFAPSAPTEYNAVLNSKLDAGTAGDLVTCRPFDASLSLYEKGHLTDLKDLENMSNFSDVAKAAWSTDDGSATFCVPMASVIHGFIYNADAFEELGIEAPKTNEEFYAVLEKIKEDGTYIPMAMGAKDQWEAATMGYTNIGPNYWKGEEGRLALIAGEQKLTDEQWVTPLAEIAKWAPYLGDGYEAQAYPDSQNLFTLGRAAIFPAGSWEIAIFNEQADFKLGAFPPPVQNAGDECYISDHTDIGIGMNAKTANTEAARTFLNWVGSAEFASLYANSLPGFFSLSNETVEMEDPLAKEFVSWRENCKSTIRPAHQILSRGTPNLWNEMWNVSANVLRGAQSPEDGAKQLQDGLAGWYEPQQ